The window ACACGTTTAATAAGTTCTATCTGCTCATTATCAAGAAAAAACTTCATATATCCTTTACGTTTGAAGCCAATGCCGTGTTCTCCCGATAGTGTGCCTCCCATTGAGATGACCCTTGAGTATATTTCCTCCTGTGCCTTGTGGAGGGCCTCACGCCAATTGTCTGAGTCTGGACCGATGATCGTGCAGTGCATGTTTCCGTCTCCAGCATGCCCGTAGGCCACCCAGTCAAGACCCCTGCCGGTGCACACAGATTTAACAGCTGCAAGCAGTGCCGGGACTTTATCTATCGGGACCACTAGATCCTCTTTTGTGTATTTGTCATAGAAGAAAGCCGTTGCCTCAGGTATGGACTTTCTTATCTGCCAGATCCTGTCCTTGGTGCTGCGCGTGTCCGCGACATAAACTTCATTTGCCCCGTGTTTTTCTGCGAGCTCTCCTATCTCAGCATACTGTCTTTCCAGCAGTTCGGGATCATTTTCCTCAAGCTGTATTATAAGTGCGGCACCTGCATCTCCTGCCGGTACCGGCTGTCCGGAATATTTTTCTACGAGGCGGAGAGCTTTTTGGTCCATGAATTCTATTGACGCAGGGATAATTCCGCCCTCAGTTATTATCCGCGGGACGAACTCTATTGCACTTTCGGCGTCAGGGAACGCCGCAAGCAGGTCTACTGAGTGTCTGGGAAGGGGAAGGAGCTTTAGGACTGCCTTGGTTATCACTGCCAGTGTGCCTTCAGAACCGGCCATAATATGGACGAAATCGAGACCGGTTACGTCCTTGCGCCGTTTACCGCCGAACCATGTGACCGATCCGTCCGCCAGTACAACCTCCATCGAGAGTATCTGTGCGCCCGTTGTGCCATATTTTATTACCTTATTGCCGCCTGCGTTCTCAGCGATATTGCCGCCGATGTATGAGGCATCTCCGCTGCACGGATCTCCGGCATAGAGAAGGTTGTGCATCGCAGCCAGCCTGCTTATCTCGGCGGTGACAACTCCGGGTTCCACGGTTATGGAGAGGTTGGCCTCGTCCAGTTCTATAATTCTGTTCATTTTCTCAAAGCTCATGACGATGCCGCCAAATGCCGGCAGCGCCCCGCCTGAGAGTCCCGTGCCGGCTCCGCGCGGTGTGACAGGTATCCTGTGGGATGAGGCGATTTTCATGACAGATGAGACGTGCTCCGTCGATTCGGGGAAGACCAGGACCTCGGCCGTGTATTCCTTGTCATAGGCGTTTGCCGGGACTTCGTCGTGCGAGTATGTCCTTATTTTTTCCGCATCAGATGAGACGTTGTTTGCCCCTAACCCCTCCTGCAGTTCTGAGAGGACCTGCAGGGTCAACGGGGTGTATGAGAACA of the Synergistaceae bacterium genome contains:
- a CDS encoding FAD-binding oxidoreductase, which produces MTDLFSYTPLTLQVLSELQEGLGANNVSSDAEKIRTYSHDEVPANAYDKEYTAEVLVFPESTEHVSSVMKIASSHRIPVTPRGAGTGLSGGALPAFGGIVMSFEKMNRIIELDEANLSITVEPGVVTAEISRLAAMHNLLYAGDPCSGDASYIGGNIAENAGGNKVIKYGTTGAQILSMEVVLADGSVTWFGGKRRKDVTGLDFVHIMAGSEGTLAVITKAVLKLLPLPRHSVDLLAAFPDAESAIEFVPRIITEGGIIPASIEFMDQKALRLVEKYSGQPVPAGDAGAALIIQLEENDPELLERQYAEIGELAEKHGANEVYVADTRSTKDRIWQIRKSIPEATAFFYDKYTKEDLVVPIDKVPALLAAVKSVCTGRGLDWVAYGHAGDGNMHCTIIGPDSDNWREALHKAQEEIYSRVISMGGTLSGEHGIGFKRKGYMKFFLDNEQIELIKRV